A window of the Cicer arietinum cultivar CDC Frontier isolate Library 1 chromosome 6, Cicar.CDCFrontier_v2.0, whole genome shotgun sequence genome harbors these coding sequences:
- the LOC101488337 gene encoding homeobox-leucine zipper protein HOX3 produces MAVLPTNSSGLELSISVPGFASSPTTFLHSSSVKKLDMNQLPIEEGWINMSSNWNLEEEDEQENSNGDHPPRKKLRLTKEQSHLLEEIFRKNHTLNPRQKECLAMQLKLRPRQVEVWFQNRRARSKLKQTELECEYLKRWFGTLTEQNRRLQREVEELRALKVDPPTVLSPYSCEPLPASTLSMCPRCERVTTNVTATNNKPTNDVVNNLSHNIPIHTLQCVKYETSC; encoded by the exons ATGGCAGTTTTACCTACAAATTCCTCCGGCTTGGAATTGAGCATATCTGTCCCAGGTTTTGCTTCTTCCCCAACCACCTTTCTCCACTCATCATCTG TGAAAAAGTTGGACATGAACCAACTACCCATAGAAGAAGGATGGATTAATATGTCATCGAATTGGAACTTAGAAGAGGAAGACGAACAAGAAAACAGCAATGGGGATCATCCTCCTCGCAAAAAACTCCGTCTCACAAAGGAACAGTCCCATCTCCTTGAAGAAATCTTCAGAAAAAACCACACTTTAAATCCC AGGCAAAAAGAGTGTTTGGCAATGCAGCTGAAGCTTCGACCAAGGCAAGTAGAGGTGTGGTTTCAGAACCGGAGGGCCAG GAGTAAGTTGAAGCAGACTGAACTAGAATGTGAATATCTAAAGCGATGGTTTGGGACTCTTACAGAACAAAATCGGAGGTTGCAAAGAGAAGTTGAGGAACTGAGGGCTCTGAAGGTGGATCCACCAACTGTATTATCCCCTTACAGTTGCGAGCCACTCCCAGCTTCAACCTTATCGATGTGTCCTCGATGTGAGCGTGTCACAACCAATGTCACAGCCACTAACAACAAACCAACCAACGATGTCGTGAATAATTTGTCTCATAATATCCCGATACATACCCTCCAATGTGTCAAGTATGAAACGTCTTGTTGA
- the LOC101488661 gene encoding serine carboxypeptidase-like 50, producing the protein MKMQNESTTLFINTFLFFCISILQFQSSLSVTDSSTSTHISFPKEALPTKSGYLPVSSTSASSIFYTFYEAQSSTSPLSQTPLLIWLQGGPGCSSMIGNFYELGPWRVTNSLTLEPNPGAWNRIFGLLFLDSPIGTGFSVASTPQEIPTDQNGVAKHLFAAITRFVQLDSVFKHRPIYITGESYAGKYVPAIGYYILEKNAELKDTERVNLAGLAIGDGLTDPVTQVVTHAANAYYVGLINERQKNELEKSQLEAVGLVHKGNWSEATDARNNVLSLLRNMTGLATLYDYSRKVPYEDDLVGQFLNIAEVKKALGVNVDESFVYEICSDIVGDVLNADVMKSVKYMVEKLLRESRVLMYQGQRDLRDGVVQVEAWVKTMKWEGIVEFLKAEREIWKVNGEVAGYVQKWKSLTNVVVLGAGHLLPTDQPLNSQAMIEDWVLKKGLFGIVPDRNVSKNVFDD; encoded by the coding sequence ATGAAGATGCAGAATGAGTCAACCACCCTCTTCATCAACACCTTTCTTTTCTTCTGCATCTCCATCTTACAGTTTCAGAGCTCTCTCTCAGTCACAGATTCATCAACATCAACCCATATATCATTCCCCAAAGAAGCACTTCCCACCAAATCAGGTTACCTACCTGTAAGCTCAACCTCTGCATCCTCTATTTTCTACACATTCTATGAAGCACAGAGCTCAACCTCACCTCTCTCCCAAACTCCACTTCTCATTTGGCTTCAAGGTGGTCCTGGCTGCTCCTCCATGATCGGCAACTTCTACGAACTCGGACCTTGGCGTGTCACCAATTCACTCACACTTGAACCCAACCCTGGTGCTTGGAATAGAATATTTGGTCTTCTTTTTCTTGATAGTCCTATCGGGACTGGCTTCAGTGTAGCCTCAACGCCACAAGAGATTCCAACGGATCAAAACGGTGTAGCCAAACATCTTTTTGCTGCTATAACAAGGTTTGTTCAACTTGACTCTGTTTTCAAGCATCGTCCTATTTATATTACTGGTGAAAGTTATGCTGGGAAATATGTTCCTGCAattgggtactatatattggagAAAAATGCTGAATTGAAAGACACTGAGAGGGTGAATTTGGCTGGTTTGGCAATTGGTGATGGGTTAACAGACCCTGTAACCCAAGTTGTTACTCATGCTGCAAATGCTTATTATGTTGGATTGATCAATGAGAGGCAAAAGAATGAGTTGGAAAAATCTCAACTTGAAGCTGTTGGGTTGGTACATAAAGGGAATTGGAGTGAAGCAACTGATGCAAGAAACAATGTGTTGAGTTTGTTGAGAAATATGACAGGGTTGGCTACTTTGTATGATTATTCGCGTAAAGTTCCTTATGAAGATGATTTGGTTGGCCAGTTTTTGAACATTGCTGAGGTGAAGAAGGCTTTGGGGGTGAACGTTGACGAATCGTTTGTTTATGAGATATGTAGTGACATAGTTGGGGATGTATTAAATGCTGATGTGATGAAAAGTGTGAAATATATGGTGGAAAAGTTATTAAGGGAGAGTAGGGTGTTGATGTATCAAGGTCAACGTGATTTGAGGGATGGTGTGGTTCAAGTTGAGGCTTGGGTGAAGACTATGAAATGGGAAGGGATTGTTGAGTTTCTGAAGGCTGAGAGGGAGATTTGGAAGGTAAATGGAGAAGTGGCTGGTTATGTACAAAAATGGAAGTCGCTTACTAATGTTGTGGTTTTGGGGGCTGGACATCTTTTGCCTACTGATCAGCCTTTGAATTCTCAAGCAATGATTGAAGATTGGGTATTGAAAAAGGGTTTGTTTGGAATTGTACCCGACCGAAATGTATCCAAAAATGTGTTTGATGACTAA
- the LOC101488999 gene encoding uncharacterized protein: MVKIHQQPLLPLNTDSRNNRLMAQLRDSLLSQLTQLDPSLPLSTLNHRSSIIQSRLQQLIHSFHTPTHPPYALMINRAIVELNDEKGSMEEAISEFIRREYEDLPWAHSKILSVHLERLCQVGELACNEDGKYVFPVVGEEEKERCEGSRKRKRGGRKSNRGDGDRKAIVVVESVEIESETSGDLLEEGIHLPLMDSAGIDEPLTQGKGEQVCESDDHSIRCVQEKTQTQAPNELEEAQIQMVNGIVCAEVSPVCIMSTGPGVEISSPSQLQPEMSTDIIDMEVVSKTTAALVCVNLDDGDELSQHYNQEGSNGNLDENQMFECLEKKQPKCSRGRKKQPMCPRGRPRNRETDVNCQEEPFLHKLGPTRNNKKQNGQTRGRGRPRKVIEDTEHCENILKKKDQAKLWGRGRGRGCGRGRGMRPKLSEESIASLTP, translated from the exons ATGGTGAAAATTCATCAACAACCGCTTCTCCCCCTCAACACAGATTCCCGGAACAACCGACTCATGGCTCAACTCAGAGACTCTCTCCTTTCTCAACTCACCCAACTCGATCCCTCTCTTCCCCTTTCCACCCTTAACCACCGCTC TTCCATCATTCAATCTCGTCTTCAACAGCTTATTCATTCCTTTCACACCCCGACTCACCCCCCTTACGCACTC ATGATAAACAGGGCAATAGTGGAATTAAACGATGAAAAGGGTTCGATGGAGGAGGCAATATCGGAGTTCATTCGAAGAGAATACGAGGATTTACCGTGGGCTCATTCGAAAATTCTGAGTGTTCATCTCGAGAGACTGTGCCAAGTTGGGGAACTTGCGTGCAATGAGGACGGTAAGTACGTGTTTCCGGTTGTTGGCGAGGAAGAGAAAGAACGGTGTGAAGGTAGTAGGAAGAGGAAGAGGGGTGGTAGAAAGAGTAACCGTGGAGATGGTGATAGAAAAGCGATTGTGGTAGTGGAAAGTGTTGAGATTGAGTCTGAGACGAGTGGTGATTTATTAGAGGAAGGGATTCACTTGCCTCTGATGGACAGTGCTGGAATTGATGAACCTTTGACACAAGGTAAGGGGGAACAGGTTTGTGAGAGTGATGATCATTCAATTAGATGTGTTCAAGaaaagacacaaacacaagcACCAAATGAATTAGAGGAGGCACAAATTCAG ATGGTGAATGGCATAGTTTGTGCAGAAGTGTCACCAGTGTGCATAATGTCTACAGGTCCAGGAGTAGAAATATCATCACCGTCACAGTTGCAACCTGAAATGTCTACTGACATTATTGATATGGAAGTAGTGTCGAAAACAACAGCTGCATTAGTTTGTGTGAATTTAGATGACGGTGATGAGCTTTCTCAGCATTACAATCAAGAAGGTTCTAATGGAAACCTCGACGAGAACCAGATGTTTGAGTGTCTTGAGAAGAAACAACCAAAGTGTAGCAGAGGCCGGAAAAAACAACCGATGTGTCCCAGAGGAAGGCCTCGTAATAGAGAAACTGATGTAAACTGTCAAGAGGAGCCGTTTTTACATAAGCTGGGACCAACCAGAAACAACAAGAAACAGAATGGTCAAACTAGAGGTCGAGGGAGGCCTCGTAAGGTAATTGAAGATACTGAACATTgcgaaaatatattaaagaaaaaagatCAAGCTAAGTTGTGGGGTCGTGGTCGAGGCCGTGGTTGCGGTAGAGGAAGAGGGATGCGTCCCAAACTTTCTGAGGAGTCGATAGCGAGTCTGACACCATAG